gttttcctattttatatgaatcactatttttatcataatgcataccataggatttatcataacgtattgatttaggacggttatttaaaaaattttcaaatggtgaatttaattcgttatcatcatcatcttcactagtgcatgaggtttctgatttattttctagTACAGTTGACTGTGtgttacatatttcattttgttttgcatgtgtactcaatggttcaattattggtttaaatgcctcacggaaatagttttcagaatctataacaccacgtttcatttccattatttttcgtttaatatttttttttgatgttattaaattttccaataaaactttttgtttgttcattgtaaataataaaagtactatACCTGTATCGTATGACTGTCGATAACACTATGTAGATAATAACTGTgtgacggtatatttatataggtataaatatataaaattattttattttaatgaacgtatgaaacccacatctataccttccttcattcatttcccgagttttatcgatgaccataaacccataatcactatgattccaacataaatgagaaattttacgaaattctgagaaatccatatctgtagacgaatgatcgttgaatatatgtcgtaaatttgtatcatcttgtttAAGTATCATTAAGAAGTTTGCGTTATCTCTTACTagctgttttgatattttagaatatgtctgtgctaaataaaatacagagctagcacCTGAATGTCTGCCCATGCTAAAGTATTCTCTGATTACGGATTGTGGACCACATATCACATCatcaaaaatgataattgaattttttttggttaagtttggttttataaccttatcagcgcttgtaaatatgaaaaaattagcaccttttatatcatctattatttttttcagtaagacatatttttcctgattagaggttttcgagtataaataaatattttcaaatcttaacccgtttgcatgtgtgatcagattatacattatatttgtttttcctgaaccaCTGGGGCCAACTAGTATAGCACGTATAGTATCGGGTAATAACGAACCAtgtcttgatggtttttttactacctgaacatctacatttattacatctaatttatctttctgttcaatcaaattcatattattttcgtataaatactctagattttttaaatttataaccagTTATAGATGGCGTGTTCAACTCGTAAGTACAATTCAAACAAGACTGGTAAAGGATTTGTAAACTCCCTTATAAATAGTCTCCCGTTCGAAGCTCATATTTCAGGATATCAGTATTGTGGTCCTggtacgaaattaaaaaagagactagatcgtggtgataaaggaataaacccattggatgctgcttgtcgtgaccacgatattgtgtatgcaacaagtaaaaatttagacgatagACATAAAGCTGATAAAGTGTTAGAAAATCGAGCTTGGGAAAGATTTAAAGCAAAAGATAcacctagaaaagagaaattagttgcgtacgcagtaacaaacgcaatgaaagctaaaagaaaaataggtatgggttgcaaacggaaacgtgctataaaaacaaattgtatactagcagcgaaaaaaaaaagaatctcaaaaaaaaagaatggtgGTAAAAGGTTGATTTTAGTACCGAGACAATCAGGAGGTGCAAttcccttaatacctatatttgcaggattgtcagcacttggtagtttgatgtctggaggtgctagtgtgtataatgcggttcaaaattcaaaaagaaaaaaaggcagtGGTTTGATATCAAACAAGAATAGGTTaaggaaaaaaaactgatgatcacgctacctgatagaccgctttcgtctcaagatattataaaatatatcggaaagttgaaaatcaatcatttccgtggtgtcttttcacgtgataacttacctaaaaaaccacatacgattgaatgtggtatattaaacttggatacatcttcaggcgacggaagccattgggtagcgttttataaaaataaggacaaagttgtatattttgatagctttggtgatttaccaccaccaattgaattacaacattatttcagacagttcaaaatagtatacaactattccaactatcaagacttcaatacatttaactgtggtcatttatgtcttgaattCTTGCAATGCATGAATCTATTACATTAAATCTAACTGGAAATTCAACTGTATTgtcggtaaattattttccatctctaaacgtttacgaggattcagaaatagctttgttatctttgcaaacgtgcaattcatttccaaatattataaatccaactaataaccggctgagaataaaatcaattcctccagataaaatagcaaaaattcaattttttgtaccaGTCGAATGCCGTGACATagaagatattaacaaatatatggtaGAAGAGTTATCTCAAGTTAATAAAGTCTACGGAACAAAGCTGACATTCAGTGTACGTATTGATCCTGTCGATTTTagaacgtatataaaatgtaatggaatactaaactttgagcatccgtatagtatagcacctgtttTTGGGTATAGAAAGAAAGTTTGTGGACCGTTTCATGAAGAACATCGATCGGATAAAGctgcaaatttaaacacaattaattctataaaagtaatgtgtaatatagcacatgggtcattcaacaaccaacttcaaaaccattcgatatatgagtttttcccaagtgggagaagaggaacaaaggttgttcaatctccggtaaaccttatatattacagattaaacaaaacagatattaattcaattactgttcagttagttgaccaaaacaataatccaattgacaattttaacgaaacgttaacagttgttctgcatattaaacgtcacggatctcatcattaaatttatatcttagattttg
This genomic window from Metopolophium dirhodum isolate CAU chromosome 1, ASM1992520v1, whole genome shotgun sequence contains:
- the LOC132936088 gene encoding uncharacterized protein LOC132936088, with translation MHESITLNLTGNSTVLSVNYFPSLNVYEDSEIALLSLQTCNSFPNIINPTNNRLRIKSIPPDKIAKIQFFVPVECRDIEDINKYMVEELSQVNKVYGTKLTFSVRIDPVDFRTYIKCNGILNFEHPYSIAPVFGYRKKVCGPFHEEHRSDKAANLNTINSIKVMCNIAHGSFNNQLQNHSIYEFFPSGRRGTKVVQSPVNLIYYRLNKTDINSITVQLVDQNNNPIDNFNETLTVVLHIKRHGSHH